The following is a genomic window from Amycolatopsis sp. BJA-103.
CTTGTCGACGTCGTGCCGGATCGGCGCGTCCTGGTTGGGCGTCACGTACGCCCACGGCAGGAGATGCAGCTGGAGGTCGGGGACCTCGGTGGCCTGGGACGTCTTGAGGAAGGCGACAGCCTCGAAGACCGAGTTCGCCAGGAAGGTCGTGCCTGGCCGCATCAGTTCCTTGACGAGGCCGCTCGCGAAGTACGGGGGCGTGCCCTTGTTCCTGCTCGACGACGCGCGGAAGGTCAGCGCGTGGAACATGTGGTCGTGCAGGTTGTCGCCGACCGGCAGATCCGCGAGCACGTCGATGCCGTGCTCCTTCAGGTGCTCGGCGTGGCCGATCCCGGACAGCATCAGCAGCTGCGCGGAGCCGACGAAGCCCGCAGACAGGATGACCTCCTTGCCGGCGCGCAGGGTGCGGCGGCTCCCGTCCGCGTCGACGACCTCGACGCCGACCGCACGGCCGTTCTCGATGAGCACCTTCTTCGCCAGCACCCCGGACTGGACCTGCAGTGTCGCGGGCGCGAGGTGGTGGATGTAGCCGCGCGAGGCGCTGTAGCGCAGGCCGTCGGCGGCGTTCTGCTGCATCCGGCTGACGCCCTCTTGCGACTCGGCGTTGTAGTCGTCGAGGATCTCGCAGCCGATCGCACCGGCGGTCGCCTCGAGGAACTGGAGCGTGCCCTCCTGCGGGATCTTGTTGCGGGTGACCCGGATCGGCCCGCCCGCGCCCCGGAACTCGCTCTCGCCGTCCTCGAAGTCCTCCATTCGCTTGTAGGCGGCGTTGACGCTGTCGGCGTCCCAGCCCTTGTTGCCCTCGGCCGCCCAGGAGTCGAAGTTGGCGCGGTTGCCGCGGACGTAGACCATCCCGTTGATGGAACTGGAGCCGCCGACCACCTTGCCGCGCGGCACCGGCATCCGGCGATCGAGAACGTGTTTCTGTGGCACCGAGTAGTAGCCCCAGTCGAAGGGCTTCTTGAGCTGGGGCACCGCGTGCATCGGGCCGACCAGTCCCGGCTTCTTGACGAGCAGCTTCTCGTCACTCTTGCCCGCCTCGAGCACGATCACGCTGGCACCGGACTCCGCCAGCCTGCCCGCAATCGCGGCCCCCGAGCTACCCGATCCGACGACCACGTAGTCGGCTTCGTCGCCGCGCGGCGCCTTGTTCGCCATTTCCGCTCCTCGGTCCGCCCGCCGTCCAGAACTATAACCTGTTCTAGTTCCGTCACCGTATAGCGAGACCGGCCGGTTCCGCAACGCCCAGGGCGGCCCCTCCGCGCGGAGAGGCCGCCCCGGCCGTCAGCGCAGCGGTTCGAGCGCCTTCGCCAGCGGCTCCAGAACCGCGGGGGTGTGCGGCGGCGGCAGGTAGATGATCGCCAGGTCGAGCCCGGCCTCGCCGAGGGCTTCGGCTTCCCCGGCGACCTTGGCGTAGTCACCGTCCGCACCGAGCCGGACGTGCGAGGACAAGGTGATCTCGCCCGGGTCCCGGCCGATGTCCGCGCAGTGACGGTGCAGCACCTCGCGCTTGTGCGCGAACTCCTCCGGCGTGCCGCCGACGAAATTCCAGTGCTGGGCGTACTTCGCGGCCGTGCGCAGGGTCCGCTTCTCGCCGCTGCCACCGATGCAGATGGGCGGATGCGGCTTCTGCACGCCCTTCGGTTCACAGCGGGCGTCGGTCAGCTGGTAGTGCTCGCCCTGGAACGTGGTGGTCTCCTGGGTCAGCAGCCCGACGAGGACCTCACAGCCCTCCTCGAACCGGTCGCTCCGCGCTTTGACCGTGCCGAGCTCCATGCCGTACGCGCCGGATTCCTCTTCGTTCCAGCCCGCGCCGATCCCGATCTCCAGGCGGCCGCCGGA
Proteins encoded in this region:
- a CDS encoding GMC family oxidoreductase, encoding MANKAPRGDEADYVVVGSGSSGAAIAGRLAESGASVIVLEAGKSDEKLLVKKPGLVGPMHAVPQLKKPFDWGYYSVPQKHVLDRRMPVPRGKVVGGSSSINGMVYVRGNRANFDSWAAEGNKGWDADSVNAAYKRMEDFEDGESEFRGAGGPIRVTRNKIPQEGTLQFLEATAGAIGCEILDDYNAESQEGVSRMQQNAADGLRYSASRGYIHHLAPATLQVQSGVLAKKVLIENGRAVGVEVVDADGSRRTLRAGKEVILSAGFVGSAQLLMLSGIGHAEHLKEHGIDVLADLPVGDNLHDHMFHALTFRASSSRNKGTPPYFASGLVKELMRPGTTFLANSVFEAVAFLKTSQATEVPDLQLHLLPWAYVTPNQDAPIRHDVDKRPALTVLTTLIYPRSRGTLRLASADPTAAPLIDFQYLSDPADLEVLGEGSEMVREIFASGAFNGSIKEELHPGKGLRGQELRDAILNRATSVYHGVGTCRMGVDELAVVGPDLKVRGVESLRVCDASIMPSITGGNTNAPAIMIGEMGAQLVLSEPDGGAETCQEN
- a CDS encoding LLM class F420-dependent oxidoreductase, with amino-acid sequence MRFAIKTSPQDTVWSDMLAVWQAADEIELFESGWTFDHFYPIFSDSTGPCLEGWVTLTALAQATKRLRLGTLVSGIHYRHPALLANMAATLDIVSGGRLEIGIGAGWNEEESGAYGMELGTVKARSDRFEEGCEVLVGLLTQETTTFQGEHYQLTDARCEPKGVQKPHPPICIGGSGEKRTLRTAAKYAQHWNFVGGTPEEFAHKREVLHRHCADIGRDPGEITLSSHVRLGADGDYAKVAGEAEALGEAGLDLAIIYLPPPHTPAVLEPLAKALEPLR